The following proteins come from a genomic window of Solwaraspora sp. WMMA2065:
- a CDS encoding glycosyltransferase 87 family protein gives MSVHSPNGIDGVERAEQPGPATAAEGETVERPPVDHPSRADRFVRGLSEAIGGPLGRHAAGQDRAAGRPGRFWTAARIVLALICLSLAAHWVQKSPCMDGAWQDNVQYTRFCYTDVLALYYAEGLNEGKIPYFDHPVEYPVVTGYFMGVLGLPVHALGADRPELNQAMWFYNANALVLCALGVAAVAAILALRRRRPWDAAMFALAPALVLTATVNWDMLPIGFAMFGLFAWVRQRPLLAGVLLGIGGAAKMWPLFLLGPILVLGLRSARIRATATAIVAAVGTLVAVNLPVYLFAHDGWRRFFELNSERPIDWGTLWYIGRYLDGKWAGGTPGDQGPFQWLSDHIPTLNTLSYVLFGLACLGIGALGVFAPRRPRLAALAFLVVAAFLIFSKVWSQQFTLWLLPLIVLARPRWGAFLAWQAAEVGYFLAFYGQLLGTATGSQVIPEGVFVLAATLRLGTVVALCVFVIRDILQPEQDVVRRNYSDDPDGGVFDGAPDAGWVPRVRRWFNDEREPRSAAGESQPVDDGVADVDPVDAEPVNR, from the coding sequence ATGAGCGTGCACTCGCCGAACGGTATCGATGGAGTTGAGCGGGCCGAGCAACCCGGACCGGCCACCGCAGCCGAGGGCGAGACGGTCGAGCGGCCGCCAGTCGACCACCCGTCGCGCGCTGACCGGTTCGTCCGCGGCCTCTCTGAAGCGATCGGTGGTCCGCTGGGCCGGCACGCCGCCGGGCAGGACCGTGCCGCCGGTCGGCCCGGCCGGTTCTGGACCGCCGCCCGGATCGTGCTCGCACTGATCTGCCTCAGTCTCGCCGCGCACTGGGTGCAGAAGTCGCCCTGCATGGACGGTGCCTGGCAGGACAACGTCCAGTACACCCGGTTCTGCTACACCGACGTGCTCGCCCTCTACTACGCCGAAGGGCTCAACGAAGGCAAGATCCCCTACTTCGACCACCCTGTCGAGTACCCGGTGGTGACCGGCTACTTCATGGGCGTACTCGGGCTGCCGGTGCACGCGCTCGGCGCGGACCGGCCCGAGCTCAACCAGGCGATGTGGTTTTACAACGCCAACGCCCTGGTGCTCTGCGCGCTGGGGGTGGCCGCCGTGGCGGCGATCCTCGCCCTGCGCCGCCGCCGGCCGTGGGACGCCGCGATGTTCGCCCTCGCCCCTGCGCTGGTGCTGACCGCCACCGTCAACTGGGACATGCTGCCGATCGGGTTCGCGATGTTCGGCCTGTTCGCCTGGGTGCGGCAACGCCCACTGCTCGCTGGCGTACTGCTCGGCATCGGCGGCGCCGCCAAGATGTGGCCGCTGTTTCTGCTCGGACCGATCCTCGTCCTCGGCCTGCGGTCGGCCCGGATCCGGGCCACCGCCACCGCGATCGTCGCGGCGGTCGGCACCCTGGTCGCGGTCAACCTGCCGGTCTACCTCTTCGCCCACGACGGGTGGCGGCGGTTCTTCGAACTCAACTCCGAACGGCCGATCGACTGGGGAACGCTCTGGTACATCGGACGTTACCTGGACGGCAAGTGGGCCGGTGGCACGCCCGGCGACCAGGGCCCGTTCCAGTGGCTCAGCGACCACATTCCGACGTTGAACACCCTGTCGTACGTCCTGTTCGGTCTGGCCTGCCTCGGCATCGGCGCGTTGGGAGTGTTCGCGCCGCGCCGGCCCCGGCTGGCCGCGTTGGCCTTCCTGGTGGTCGCGGCGTTCCTCATCTTCAGCAAGGTCTGGTCACAGCAGTTCACCTTGTGGCTGTTGCCGCTGATCGTGCTGGCCCGGCCGCGCTGGGGTGCCTTCCTCGCCTGGCAGGCCGCCGAGGTCGGCTACTTCCTCGCCTTCTACGGGCAGTTGCTCGGCACCGCGACCGGCAGCCAGGTCATTCCGGAAGGGGTCTTCGTGCTGGCCGCCACGCTGCGGCTCGGCACGGTGGTGGCGCTGTGCGTGTTCGTGATCCGCGACATCCTCCAGCCGGAGCAGGACGTCGTGCGCCGCAACTACTCCGACGACCCGGACGGTGGCGTCTTCGACGGCGCGCCGGACGCCGGCTGGGTGCCCAGGGTCCGCCGCTGGTTCAACGACGAACGCGAACCCCGGTCGGCAGCCGGAGAATCACAGCCGGTAGACGACGGTGTCGCCGATGTCGACCCGGTCGATGCCGAGCCCGTC